One segment of Chthonomonadales bacterium DNA contains the following:
- a CDS encoding proteasome accessory factor PafA2 family protein has product MEKRIFGIETEFGCLVRDPIAGDAEQVVETVKDHAFHVARLGVIDLHARDYAFEPARAGGFLRNGGRLYIDAVGSHEEYATPECIELDDIVVHDRAGRAILQSLLEGLGLSEAVSFHNNAIDHFGGHTFGCHENYLVQIEDRFFTDALTYLLPFLVTRQVFAGTGRVGGHRLTRPSSRSNIMTLSEHEVDYVWVSNFYGVEIDPTVDFQLSQRADHIVKTISSRVRFNRAIINPKWDSYYTYSNLHRLHILFGESNMSEYATKLKVGTTSLVLDMIEEGCAPDDVELQDPLETLRSVSRDPEMRWIVRLRGGRTIPAVDLQRRYLAAAREHLRRKDPQTDWVLREWERTLDDLERDPMSTADRLDWSAKKRLYQRYIREESAAWQDDVLQSLDLEYHNVNPAVSLHAGLEEAGEMVRLTSAAQVLAAMTTPPENTRALGRGVIVSNLLARPHARYVIDWDGVYIERNRQLEMKNPFHTYEKEAEKLSRYLQP; this is encoded by the coding sequence ATGGAGAAACGCATCTTCGGGATCGAGACGGAGTTCGGCTGCCTGGTGCGCGACCCGATCGCTGGCGACGCGGAGCAGGTGGTCGAGACGGTGAAGGACCACGCCTTTCACGTGGCGCGGCTGGGAGTGATCGACCTGCACGCGCGCGACTACGCGTTTGAGCCGGCGCGCGCCGGGGGCTTTCTGCGCAACGGGGGACGGCTCTACATCGACGCGGTCGGCAGCCACGAGGAGTACGCCACCCCCGAGTGCATCGAGCTAGACGACATCGTGGTGCACGATCGGGCGGGCCGCGCCATCCTCCAGTCGCTGCTGGAGGGCCTGGGCCTCTCCGAGGCCGTGAGCTTCCACAACAACGCGATCGACCACTTCGGCGGCCACACGTTCGGATGTCACGAGAACTACCTCGTGCAGATCGAGGATCGCTTCTTCACCGACGCCCTGACCTACCTGCTACCGTTCCTCGTCACCCGGCAGGTGTTCGCCGGCACCGGACGGGTCGGCGGGCACCGCCTCACGCGCCCCAGCAGCCGCTCCAACATCATGACCCTCAGCGAGCACGAGGTCGACTACGTCTGGGTCAGCAACTTCTACGGCGTGGAGATCGATCCGACGGTCGATTTTCAGCTCTCGCAGCGCGCCGACCACATCGTCAAGACCATCTCATCCCGTGTCCGCTTCAACCGCGCCATCATCAACCCCAAGTGGGACAGCTACTACACGTACTCGAACCTGCACCGGCTCCACATCTTGTTCGGCGAGTCGAACATGAGCGAGTACGCGACGAAGCTGAAGGTCGGCACGACCTCGCTGGTGCTCGACATGATCGAGGAGGGGTGCGCGCCGGACGACGTGGAGCTGCAGGACCCGCTGGAGACGCTGCGCTCGGTGTCGCGCGATCCGGAGATGCGCTGGATCGTCCGGCTGCGCGGCGGACGGACCATTCCGGCGGTCGACCTGCAGCGGAGGTACCTTGCGGCCGCGCGCGAGCACCTCCGCCGCAAGGACCCGCAGACGGATTGGGTGCTGCGGGAGTGGGAGCGCACGCTGGACGACCTGGAGCGCGACCCCATGTCGACCGCGGATCGGCTGGACTGGTCGGCCAAGAAGCGCCTCTACCAGCGCTACATCCGCGAGGAGAGCGCCGCCTGGCAGGACGACGTGCTGCAGAGCCTCGACCTGGAGTACCACAACGTGAACCCGGCCGTGAGCCTGCACGCGGGGCTGGAGGAGGCCGGCGAGATGGTGCGGCTGACCAGCGCCGCGCAGGTGCTGGCAGCGATGACGACGCCTCCGGAGAACACGCGGGCCCTCGGGCGCGGGGTGATCGTCAGCAACCTTCTTGCGCGGCCGCACGCCCGCTACGTCATCGACTGGGACGGCGTCTACATCGAGCGCAACCGGCAGCTCGAGATGAAGAACCCGTTCCATACCTACGAGAAGGAAGCCGAGAAACTGAGCCGCTATCTGCAGCCGTAG
- a CDS encoding proteasome subunit alpha, protein MASGDLLGMISPGGQPVIRLPVLPAPDALAGVGPGAAPAQVHGTTVIAVKYRGGVINVGDRRATANFAVMYDRAEKVLAIDDFTLLAISGSYARALEVVRYLRHSFRYFERSQLQPMSLDGKLSELARVVAAGVPAMMQGIGGFIPLLSTYDRQADEGRIFFYDGLGARFESTEFAAAGSGSIQIRGVFDYIVKARGPFHEMERDEALTQALLLLDIAADLDAATGGWAKVLPLAKTIGEEGIADVPDDELRHIVSAIDNKEALR, encoded by the coding sequence ATGGCCTCCGGCGATCTGCTCGGCATGATCAGCCCCGGCGGGCAGCCTGTGATACGGCTGCCCGTTCTGCCTGCGCCCGACGCGCTCGCGGGCGTGGGGCCCGGCGCCGCGCCCGCCCAGGTCCACGGCACCACCGTCATCGCCGTGAAGTACCGCGGGGGCGTCATCAACGTGGGTGACCGTCGCGCCACGGCCAACTTCGCCGTGATGTACGACCGCGCGGAGAAGGTGCTGGCCATCGACGACTTCACTCTGCTGGCCATCTCCGGCTCCTACGCGCGAGCGCTGGAGGTCGTACGCTACCTGCGTCACTCGTTCCGCTACTTCGAACGCTCGCAGCTTCAGCCGATGAGCCTGGACGGAAAGCTCTCCGAGTTGGCGCGCGTGGTGGCGGCCGGCGTGCCGGCGATGATGCAGGGCATCGGCGGCTTCATCCCCCTGCTCAGCACATATGACCGGCAGGCCGACGAGGGACGGATCTTCTTCTACGACGGCCTGGGGGCGCGCTTTGAGAGCACCGAGTTCGCCGCCGCGGGGTCCGGCTCCATCCAGATCCGCGGCGTGTTCGACTACATCGTCAAGGCGCGCGGTCCGTTCCACGAGATGGAGCGCGATGAAGCGCTGACACAGGCCCTCCTGCTGCTGGACATCGCCGCCGACCTGGACGCCGCCACCGGGGGCTGGGCCAAGGTGCTCCCACTCGCCAAGACGATCGGCGAGGAGGGGATCGCGGACGTGCCGGACGACGAGTTGCGCCACATCGTGAGCGCGATCGACAACAAGGAGGCGCTGCGCTAG
- a CDS encoding ubiquitin-like protein UBact — protein sequence MEERVRRPMPTTPERKEGDGGGPGKPDVKRPDTSDLLKRMKRVDPDAARRYRQRSGE from the coding sequence ATGGAGGAGCGCGTCCGGCGGCCCATGCCGACGACGCCCGAGCGCAAGGAGGGCGACGGCGGCGGGCCGGGCAAGCCGGACGTCAAGCGCCCCGACACGAGCGACCTGCTCAAGCGAATGAAGCGCGTGGACCCGGACGCCGCCCGGCGCTACCGGCAGCGCAGCGGGGAGTGA
- a CDS encoding CpXC domain-containing protein — protein sequence MREALPLEFACPACGARARMTVRTVVDAEGRPDLVAKLLDGTLCEATCPACRAAVAVDHALAYVDHPRRACCLCEPAGDIAAPTAAAAARPGYRLRRVRDANALRELALVWREGLDDLAMLLVRHWLADRLARDEGRPPLLCAYDGREEAGEGHLVYTVFMTERDPPAMATVPMEAYRTMADLANRVRGEVCPDGEWIGWDAETARRAWQSIEAGIAPAAR from the coding sequence GTGCGTGAGGCGCTGCCGCTGGAGTTCGCCTGCCCGGCATGCGGCGCCCGCGCACGGATGACCGTTCGGACCGTCGTAGACGCCGAGGGCAGGCCGGACCTGGTGGCGAAGCTGCTGGATGGCACGCTGTGCGAGGCGACATGCCCGGCGTGCCGCGCCGCCGTCGCCGTCGACCACGCATTGGCGTACGTCGACCACCCGCGCCGTGCTTGCTGCCTCTGTGAGCCGGCCGGCGACATCGCCGCCCCGACCGCCGCCGCGGCGGCGCGGCCGGGCTATCGCCTGCGCCGCGTGCGCGACGCCAACGCGCTGCGTGAGCTTGCGCTCGTGTGGCGCGAGGGGCTGGACGACCTGGCGATGCTGCTCGTGAGGCACTGGCTGGCCGACCGCCTTGCCCGCGACGAGGGGCGGCCGCCGCTCCTGTGCGCCTATGACGGCCGGGAGGAGGCGGGCGAGGGTCACCTGGTGTATACCGTGTTCATGACGGAGCGCGACCCGCCGGCGATGGCGACGGTGCCGATGGAGGCGTACCGGACGATGGCCGATCTGGCGAACCGCGTGCGCGGCGAGGTCTGCCCCGATGGAGAGTGGATCGGCTGGGACGCGGAGACCGCCCGCCGCGCCTGGCAGTCGATCGAGGCCGGGATCGCCCCGGCGGCGCGGTGA
- a CDS encoding proteasome accessory factor PafA2 family protein, with the protein MPRLLGIETEYGIHVEGRAAGDLVAESTALVRCHAGRHVTGWNYRAEDPRRDLRGFRVDHLARDPQDARFDPPGRAAHGTPDERSDRVLPNGARLYNDHGHPEYSTPECASLRDLVAHDRAGERIVWECARRRMAEAGVSVSLYKNNTDYHGASYGTHESYLMRRDVPADDLIAGLTPFLVTRILYAGAGKVGVEGEPGALAVPYQLSQRADFVAVEASVDTLHNRPLVNTRDEPHATPRDYLRLHVIVGDANMSEWATAMKVGATSLVLSLLEEGWRPPLRVRSPVTTLREVSRDPSLRWLVTLGDGRTMGAVDVQRTYLEEAERRLAGASEGDDWALREWRAVLDDLERDVLGASDRVDWVAKRRLLEAYMAEEGIGWDDPAMQSLDLAYHDLDPETGLFAGLEQAGAMRRVVSDALVEAAVSCPPSDTRAMIRGMFVCRFPESVRAIGWNGVAFHHDGEDLLFDMNPLVGPGVALLNEELAAARTLDDVVAVIRRGLEPGSDAGA; encoded by the coding sequence ATGCCACGACTGCTCGGGATCGAGACTGAATACGGCATCCACGTTGAGGGCCGGGCGGCCGGCGACCTGGTGGCCGAGAGCACCGCTCTGGTGCGCTGTCACGCGGGCCGCCACGTCACCGGGTGGAACTACCGCGCCGAGGACCCGCGACGCGACCTGCGCGGATTCCGCGTCGACCACCTCGCGCGCGACCCTCAGGATGCCCGCTTCGACCCGCCGGGTCGCGCCGCGCACGGCACGCCCGACGAGCGCAGTGACCGCGTGCTGCCCAACGGAGCCCGGCTCTACAACGACCACGGTCACCCCGAGTACAGCACCCCGGAGTGCGCCAGCCTGCGGGACCTGGTAGCGCACGACCGCGCCGGAGAGCGCATCGTGTGGGAGTGCGCGCGCCGCCGCATGGCGGAGGCCGGCGTGTCGGTGTCGCTCTACAAAAACAACACCGACTATCACGGCGCCAGCTACGGGACACACGAGAGCTACCTGATGCGCCGCGACGTGCCGGCCGACGACCTGATCGCTGGCCTGACGCCCTTCCTCGTCACGCGCATCCTCTACGCCGGCGCCGGCAAGGTGGGCGTCGAGGGCGAGCCCGGCGCCCTTGCCGTTCCCTATCAGCTCTCCCAGCGCGCCGATTTCGTGGCCGTCGAGGCCAGCGTCGATACGCTGCACAACCGGCCGCTGGTCAACACGCGCGACGAGCCGCACGCGACGCCGCGCGACTACCTGCGCCTGCACGTGATCGTGGGCGACGCCAACATGTCGGAGTGGGCGACGGCCATGAAGGTGGGCGCCACCTCGCTCGTGCTAAGCCTCCTCGAGGAAGGGTGGAGGCCGCCGCTCCGTGTGCGCAGCCCGGTCACCACCTTGCGCGAGGTGTCGCGCGATCCGTCGCTGCGCTGGCTGGTGACGCTCGGGGACGGGCGCACCATGGGGGCCGTCGACGTGCAGCGGACCTACCTGGAGGAGGCCGAGCGGCGCCTGGCCGGCGCATCGGAGGGCGACGACTGGGCGCTGCGCGAATGGCGCGCCGTGCTGGACGACCTGGAGCGCGACGTGCTGGGGGCATCCGACCGCGTCGACTGGGTGGCAAAGAGACGACTACTGGAGGCCTACATGGCCGAGGAGGGCATCGGCTGGGACGACCCGGCGATGCAGAGCCTGGACCTGGCCTACCACGACCTCGACCCGGAGACCGGCCTGTTCGCCGGCCTGGAGCAGGCCGGGGCGATGCGACGCGTTGTCAGCGACGCGCTCGTGGAGGCGGCCGTCTCCTGCCCACCGTCGGACACGCGCGCCATGATCCGCGGCATGTTCGTGTGCCGCTTCCCCGAATCCGTGCGCGCCATCGGCTGGAACGGAGTGGCCTTCCACCACGACGGCGAGGACCTGCTGTTCGACATGAACCCGCTTGTGGGGCCTGGCGTAGCCTTGCTGAACGAGGAGCTGGCCGCCGCGCGCACGCTCGACGATGTGGTCGCGGTGATCCGGCGCGGACTGGAGCCTGGGAGCGACGCGGGTGCGTGA
- a CDS encoding AAA family ATPase encodes MPRDRERGRASNGPQEEAWDLPETQVRAIGLLNEVIRMTPRGDPRLDHLLLLRHQLATDEKQLEEAQKVIAEFEEAYAKLTSPANRIGVFIRDLENETVLIAMGDQEYVANVDPKLEERSFEVGTRIKVNEAFTVLGDMGYHPGGPLVKITSVLDDERLRVSMDSQGTQSRVIYRASNLTGAVLKPGDEVRVEPNFKVALEHFPMQETQEYFLEEVPDLPWSKIGGQEEVIDVIKDAIELPLLHPELFARFEKRPLKGILLYGPPGCGKTLIGKATAYNLTREYRERTKRDVKEYFMYISGPKVLNMWLGETERMVREIFATAREKAKDGHLVFLFIDEAESVLRTRSSGRWLNISNTVVPQFCAEMDGLVSLENVVVMLTSNRPDYIDPAILRPERIDRKVKVGRPDRRASREILGIYLHEGIPIDPDLVRQHKGDAVAGRDELLDLTIDYMWRRNEETEFLEVYLRSGGVETLHWKDLASGALVKSFVERAKDFVIKRSVAKGSAEEGVTLDDLQRAVRVEYKENEIFPKSDTQEDWLKLLDYEPENVATVKPIRARRPPARRNII; translated from the coding sequence ATGCCACGCGATCGTGAGAGGGGCCGCGCGAGCAACGGACCGCAGGAGGAAGCCTGGGATCTGCCCGAGACACAGGTGCGGGCGATCGGCCTCCTCAACGAGGTCATCCGCATGACGCCGCGCGGTGACCCGCGCCTGGACCATCTGCTTCTGCTGCGGCACCAACTGGCGACCGATGAGAAGCAACTCGAGGAGGCCCAGAAGGTCATCGCCGAGTTCGAGGAGGCCTACGCCAAGCTCACCTCGCCCGCGAACCGCATCGGCGTGTTCATCCGAGACCTTGAGAACGAGACGGTGTTGATCGCGATGGGCGACCAGGAGTACGTCGCGAACGTGGACCCGAAGCTGGAGGAGCGCTCCTTCGAGGTGGGCACGCGCATCAAGGTCAACGAGGCGTTCACCGTGCTCGGCGATATGGGCTACCACCCGGGCGGTCCACTGGTGAAGATCACCAGCGTGCTCGACGACGAGCGGCTGCGCGTGTCGATGGACTCGCAGGGCACGCAGTCGCGCGTCATCTACCGCGCGAGCAACCTGACCGGCGCCGTGCTCAAGCCCGGCGACGAGGTGCGCGTCGAGCCCAACTTCAAGGTGGCGCTCGAGCACTTCCCGATGCAGGAGACGCAAGAGTACTTCCTGGAGGAGGTGCCGGACCTGCCCTGGAGCAAGATTGGCGGGCAGGAAGAGGTCATCGACGTCATCAAGGACGCCATCGAGCTGCCCCTGCTGCATCCGGAGCTGTTCGCGCGCTTCGAAAAGAGGCCCCTCAAGGGCATACTGCTCTACGGTCCACCGGGTTGCGGGAAGACGCTGATCGGAAAGGCCACCGCCTACAATCTAACGCGCGAGTACCGCGAGCGCACGAAGCGGGACGTCAAAGAGTACTTCATGTACATCAGCGGCCCGAAGGTCCTCAACATGTGGCTTGGCGAGACCGAGCGCATGGTCCGCGAGATCTTCGCGACGGCGCGCGAGAAAGCCAAGGACGGCCATCTCGTCTTCCTGTTCATCGACGAGGCGGAGTCGGTGCTGCGCACTCGCTCCTCGGGGCGCTGGCTCAACATCTCCAACACGGTGGTGCCGCAGTTCTGCGCCGAGATGGACGGCCTGGTGAGCCTGGAGAACGTCGTGGTCATGCTCACCTCCAACCGCCCGGACTACATTGACCCGGCGATCCTGCGGCCCGAGCGGATCGACCGCAAGGTGAAGGTGGGCCGGCCCGACCGGCGCGCCTCGCGAGAGATCCTGGGCATCTATCTGCACGAGGGCATCCCGATTGACCCGGACCTGGTGCGCCAGCACAAGGGCGATGCCGTCGCCGGACGCGATGAGTTGCTCGACCTGACCATCGACTACATGTGGCGCCGCAACGAGGAGACCGAGTTCCTGGAGGTCTACCTGCGCAGCGGCGGGGTCGAGACGCTCCATTGGAAGGACCTGGCGAGCGGCGCGCTCGTCAAGTCGTTCGTGGAGCGCGCGAAGGACTTCGTCATTAAGCGGAGCGTCGCGAAGGGCTCGGCGGAGGAGGGCGTCACGCTGGACGACCTCCAGCGCGCCGTCCGTGTGGAGTACAAGGAGAACGAGATCTTCCCCAAGAGCGACACGCAGGAGGACTGGCTGAAGCTGCTGGATTACGAGCCCGAGAACGTGGCGACGGTCAAGCCGATCCGCGCGCGCCGGCCGCCCGCGCGCCGCAACATCATCTAG
- a CDS encoding sigma-70 family RNA polymerase sigma factor yields MINLLRLRAWLPLPDEPRVGALARDPDALFESLVDSHYRRIYSLAYRMVGSEADAADITQETFVRAYRALPRLRAEGAHSAWLRRIATNLCLDALRRRRTALPTTSLDAPLAGTDAGSGWDLPDDGADPFRACAAGERASVLRRAIDCLPQDYRTVIVLHHLEDVPVEEIAAALGEPTGTVKSRLSRARKALRRRLSPYFDPDLADRR; encoded by the coding sequence GTGATCAACCTGCTGCGTCTGCGAGCCTGGTTGCCTCTTCCCGACGAACCGCGCGTCGGCGCGCTTGCGCGCGACCCCGACGCGCTGTTCGAGTCTCTAGTCGACAGCCATTACCGCCGCATCTACAGCCTCGCCTACCGCATGGTTGGTTCCGAAGCGGATGCCGCCGACATCACGCAGGAGACCTTCGTCCGCGCCTACCGGGCGCTGCCCCGTCTGCGCGCGGAGGGCGCCCACAGCGCCTGGCTGCGCCGAATCGCCACCAACCTCTGCCTGGACGCTCTGCGTCGCCGCCGCACCGCCCTGCCCACGACCTCGCTGGATGCGCCACTCGCCGGGACCGACGCCGGCAGCGGCTGGGACCTTCCCGACGACGGAGCAGACCCCTTCCGCGCGTGCGCGGCCGGCGAGCGCGCGAGCGTGCTGCGCCGCGCCATCGACTGCCTGCCCCAGGACTACCGCACCGTGATCGTCCTGCACCATCTGGAGGACGTGCCGGTGGAGGAGATCGCGGCGGCGCTCGGCGAGCCGACGGGCACCGTGAAGTCGCGCCTAAGCCGCGCGCGCAAGGCCCTGCGCCGGCGACTCTCCCCGTACTTCGACCCCGACCTGGCCGACCGCCGCTAG
- a CDS encoding DeoR/GlpR transcriptional regulator: MTDQAALRRMRLLEELLGDGSAREIDDLAGRLGVDDRTIRRDVAALQELLAGVQGIALRRGRVHAAREGYAPGYFTDQLAHQRAEKEAIADAVVRSLGENLAIALTAGSTTYLVAREIRRATLAEQRPHNLIAFTNSLPALLELAAAGISTGAIGEVYNADDCAFHSHEFRSAFQASVAIVGASGVVPNPSAGAIDLFSHRAEEASFLKQLLAPIPEILIAVDATKVGRRHPWSFTSAGVLAGKSVCLFTSRLDDAHRDLLERLVASAHRSGLQFAYQETGPAA, from the coding sequence ATGACCGACCAGGCAGCGCTGCGCCGGATGCGCCTGCTGGAGGAGCTGCTCGGCGATGGGTCGGCCCGCGAGATCGACGATCTCGCGGGCCGACTCGGGGTGGACGACCGCACTATCCGTCGCGATGTTGCCGCGCTTCAGGAGCTCCTGGCCGGCGTCCAGGGCATCGCGCTGCGCCGCGGGCGGGTGCATGCCGCGCGCGAGGGCTACGCGCCGGGCTACTTCACCGACCAGCTCGCCCACCAGCGCGCCGAGAAGGAAGCCATCGCCGACGCCGTGGTCCGCAGCCTCGGCGAGAACCTCGCCATCGCTCTCACGGCCGGGAGCACCACCTACCTCGTGGCGCGCGAGATCCGCCGGGCCACCCTCGCCGAGCAGCGCCCGCACAACCTGATCGCCTTCACCAACAGCCTGCCAGCGCTGCTCGAGCTCGCCGCGGCCGGAATCTCGACCGGCGCCATCGGCGAGGTCTACAACGCCGACGACTGCGCCTTCCATTCACACGAGTTCCGGAGCGCCTTCCAGGCCAGCGTCGCCATCGTCGGCGCCAGCGGCGTCGTGCCCAACCCGAGCGCCGGCGCCATCGACCTCTTCTCCCACCGCGCCGAGGAGGCGTCCTTCCTCAAGCAGCTCCTCGCGCCGATCCCGGAGATCCTGATCGCGGTCGACGCCACCAAGGTCGGCCGGAGACACCCCTGGTCCTTCACGAGCGCCGGCGTGCTCGCGGGCAAGTCGGTGTGCCTGTTCACCAGCCGCCTGGACGATGCGCACCGGGACCTGCTCGAGCGACTGGTCGCCTCCGCCCACCGGAGCGGCCTGCAGTTCGCCTACCAGGAGACCGGCCCGGCCGCCTGA
- the glmS gene encoding glutamine--fructose-6-phosphate transaminase (isomerizing), whose protein sequence is MCGITGYVGGRPAIQTAIGSLKRLEYRGYDSAGVAYALPDCIAIRKAAGRIVNLEAALENALPPSSAAVAHTRWATHGRPSEANAHPHADCRHDLAVVHNGIIENHGELRRRLQARGHAFSSETDTEVVAHLIEEGLPDAPSVSDFVRAARGAIAALRGSYALAIVSRFLPGAVLVARRESPLVVGLGEGETFLASDIPALLGHAHRVLSLEDDDCALLRAEGVEVFGLDGLPRHREPMEIAWEAESAERAGFEHFMLKEIHEGPRTVRDTLRDRLRSDGTVTLADAGARPEEWTSPRRVTIVGCGTAYHAGLVGRRLLEQVLRRPVEAAVASEFRYGDPLVDGEALVVLVSQSGETADTIAALREARTRGSRTLAVVNVVGSTLAREADAVLYTRAGPEIGVASTKAYLAQLAAFALLTLRLAPPSPEARRLAAALADLPTHLREALTLEPEVTSLAGRLAGHRCFFYLGRGYDHAAAAEAALKMKEISYIHAEAYPAGEMKHGPLALVEPGVAVVGLCTQQATHGKMASNLREVKAREGTVVAVVRAGLAPPEGADHVLTVPEAPDALMPAVVMVPLQLLAYHVARRRGCAIDQPRNLAKSVTVE, encoded by the coding sequence ATGTGCGGCATCACCGGGTACGTGGGCGGCCGACCCGCCATCCAGACGGCCATCGGCAGCCTCAAACGCCTCGAGTACCGCGGCTACGACTCCGCCGGCGTCGCCTATGCCCTGCCGGACTGCATCGCCATCCGCAAGGCCGCCGGCCGAATCGTCAACCTGGAGGCGGCGCTCGAGAACGCCCTCCCGCCGTCGAGCGCCGCCGTGGCGCACACGCGCTGGGCCACTCACGGACGCCCGAGCGAGGCCAACGCGCACCCGCACGCCGACTGCCGCCACGACCTGGCCGTCGTGCATAACGGCATCATCGAGAACCACGGAGAGCTCCGACGCCGCCTGCAGGCGCGGGGACACGCGTTCTCCTCGGAGACGGACACCGAGGTCGTCGCCCACCTCATCGAGGAGGGGCTCCCCGACGCGCCGAGCGTCTCCGACTTCGTGCGGGCCGCCCGAGGCGCGATCGCCGCGCTGCGCGGCTCCTACGCGCTCGCGATCGTCTCGCGGTTCCTGCCCGGCGCCGTGCTGGTGGCCCGGCGCGAGTCGCCGCTCGTGGTGGGCCTCGGCGAGGGCGAGACCTTCCTGGCCTCCGATATTCCCGCCCTCCTCGGCCATGCGCACCGCGTGCTGTCGCTGGAAGACGACGACTGCGCCCTGCTGCGCGCGGAGGGGGTCGAGGTGTTCGGGCTGGACGGACTGCCGAGGCACCGCGAGCCGATGGAGATCGCCTGGGAGGCCGAGTCCGCGGAGCGCGCCGGCTTCGAGCACTTCATGCTCAAGGAGATCCACGAAGGACCGCGCACCGTGCGCGACACGCTGCGCGACCGGCTGCGGTCGGACGGCACCGTGACGCTGGCGGACGCGGGCGCTCGGCCCGAGGAGTGGACCAGCCCGCGGCGCGTGACGATCGTCGGTTGCGGTACCGCCTACCACGCCGGGCTCGTGGGCAGGCGGCTGCTGGAGCAGGTCCTGCGACGCCCGGTGGAGGCCGCCGTGGCCTCCGAGTTCCGCTACGGCGACCCGCTGGTGGACGGCGAGGCACTCGTGGTGCTGGTGAGCCAGAGCGGCGAGACGGCCGACACCATCGCCGCGCTCCGTGAGGCGCGCACGCGCGGCTCGCGCACTCTGGCCGTCGTGAACGTCGTGGGCAGCACGCTGGCCCGCGAGGCCGACGCGGTGCTTTACACGCGGGCCGGCCCCGAGATCGGCGTCGCCTCCACGAAGGCCTATCTGGCGCAGCTTGCCGCGTTCGCTCTCCTCACGCTGCGCCTGGCGCCCCCGAGCCCCGAGGCGCGGCGCCTGGCGGCCGCGCTCGCCGACCTGCCCACCCACCTGCGCGAGGCGCTCACCCTGGAGCCGGAGGTGACCTCTCTGGCGGGCCGCCTGGCCGGCCACCGCTGTTTCTTCTACCTTGGCCGGGGCTACGATCACGCCGCCGCCGCCGAGGCCGCGCTGAAGATGAAGGAGATCTCCTACATCCACGCGGAGGCCTACCCGGCGGGCGAGATGAAGCACGGTCCCCTGGCGCTCGTGGAGCCGGGCGTCGCCGTGGTCGGTCTCTGCACGCAGCAGGCCACGCACGGGAAGATGGCGAGCAACCTGCGCGAGGTGAAGGCGCGCGAAGGCACCGTGGTCGCGGTGGTCCGCGCGGGGCTCGCGCCGCCCGAGGGCGCCGACCACGTGCTGACCGTGCCGGAGGCGCCGGACGCGCTGATGCCGGCCGTGGTGATGGTGCCCCTGCAGCTCCTGGCCTACCACGTCGCGCGGCGCCGCGGCTGCGCCATCGACCAGCCCCGCAACCTGGCGAAGAGCGTTACGGTGGAGTGA